Genomic window (Sphingomonas sp. OV641):
TGCGTTGCGCAATCCGGAGCCGGTCGCGGCCTGGGTGGCGCTGCCCATGACCTGGCTGGCGAGCATCACCAAGCCGCTGGTCTGGCTGCTCGATGCCTCCAGCGCGCTGATCTTCCGGCTGCTGCGCCTCAACCGCGAATCGGAAGAACATGTCACCGCGGAGGAACTGCACCTGATCGTCGCCGAGGCGTCGAAGTCGGGCGTGATCGAGGAGCATGAGCGCTCGATCATTTCCGGCGTGGTGCGGCTGGCGGACCGGCCGGTGCGTGAGGTCATGACCCCTCGCACGGAAGTCGACTGGCTGGACGCCGGCCTCAGCGACACGGCCATCCGTGCCAAGCTGCTCGCCACGCCGCACAGCCGGCTGCCCGTGGCGGACGGGTCGATCGATGCCGTGATCGGCGTCGTACAGGCGCGCGACGTCGCGGCGGCGCTGGCTCGCGGCGAGACGCTGGACCTGCGCCAGCTGGTCCGCAAGGCGCCCTTCGTGGTCGACCAGATCGATGCGATGGACGCGCTGGACGCGCTGCGCCGCGCCGAAGTGCCGATGGCGCTGATCCACGACGAATACGGGCATTTCGAAGGCATCGTCACCCCCGCCAACCTGTTGGCGGCGATCGCGGGTGAGTTTGCGTCGGATGCGGACCCCGGCGACGCGCCGAACATCGTGGAGCGCGATGACGGGAGTTTGCTGGTGTCCGGCACCATGGCCGCCGATTCCCTCGCCGAGCGGCTGGGCATCGACCTTCCCGAGGATCGGGATTACGCGACCGTGGCTGGTCTGGCACTCGCGGTGTTCCGTCACCTGCCGGCAGAGGGCGAAAGCTTCGTCGAGCAGGGCTGGCGGTTCGAGGTGGTCGATCTGGACGGCCGTCGCATCGACAAGCTGCTGGTGAGTGAGGCCTGAGGCAACGGGTTTGCCGAGGTCGGAATTCTGATCAGGCCGGAATGACGCCGAGCGCGGCTGATTTGCTCCAACTCACGCCCGCGCAAGTACGGGATGCGGCCATGGCGCGCCGGAGTGTATCCGGCGTTCCGGCAAGCAGTCGGTCGCCACGCTGAAGCGCAGCGACCGTGAAGGATCAGGCGACGCTGTTCCCGCCGGCGATCGGCTCCACC
Coding sequences:
- a CDS encoding hemolysin family protein: MPPPFPWIDVLIILTLVALNGVFAMSELAIVSARKARLDAMVRAGHRGARAAIDLAADPGKFLSTVQIGITLIGIINGAYSGASLGAPMAARLAALGVPERIADNLGVAIVIGLTTYASLIIGELVPKQIALRNPEPVAAWVALPMTWLASITKPLVWLLDASSALIFRLLRLNRESEEHVTAEELHLIVAEASKSGVIEEHERSIISGVVRLADRPVREVMTPRTEVDWLDAGLSDTAIRAKLLATPHSRLPVADGSIDAVIGVVQARDVAAALARGETLDLRQLVRKAPFVVDQIDAMDALDALRRAEVPMALIHDEYGHFEGIVTPANLLAAIAGEFASDADPGDAPNIVERDDGSLLVSGTMAADSLAERLGIDLPEDRDYATVAGLALAVFRHLPAEGESFVEQGWRFEVVDLDGRRIDKLLVSEA